The Chryseolinea soli genome contains a region encoding:
- a CDS encoding TetR family transcriptional regulator: MTSDKILSAARELFEEKGFDLTSVREIAARAGVNVALINYHFGSKENLLFTTMETSMDTTRMKLSDINSSNQTPEEKLKQVTALYVNKIFTNCKFYHFIHREFANTTRTELVEGFTKILNRNTNELRKFLEDGQKKKVFRKEADLELVMATMSGIIYQTTHALFSKRYRRPDEDDDAFRTRIEKYLYELLLKYLKK; this comes from the coding sequence ATGACAAGCGACAAAATACTTTCGGCGGCCCGCGAGCTCTTTGAAGAGAAAGGTTTCGACCTGACCAGCGTTCGCGAAATTGCTGCGCGGGCAGGTGTCAATGTGGCATTGATCAATTATCACTTTGGCTCCAAAGAAAATTTGCTCTTCACGACCATGGAGACTTCCATGGATACCACCCGGATGAAACTGAGCGACATCAACTCGTCCAATCAGACACCCGAAGAAAAATTAAAACAAGTCACCGCGTTATACGTAAACAAAATCTTCACGAACTGTAAGTTCTATCACTTCATTCACCGTGAGTTTGCCAACACCACGCGAACGGAACTCGTGGAAGGTTTTACAAAGATCCTGAACCGAAACACCAACGAACTGCGCAAGTTCTTGGAAGACGGCCAAAAGAAAAAAGTGTTTCGTAAAGAAGCAGACCTGGAACTGGTCATGGCTACCATGTCCGGTATCATTTACCAGACCACACACGCCCTTTTCAGCAAACGCTACCGGCGCCCCGACGAAGATGACGACGCCTTCCGGACGCGCATTGAGAAGTACTTGTACGAATTACTCCTTAAATACCTAAAGAAATAG
- a CDS encoding YihY/virulence factor BrkB family protein, which yields MKKFFTSTWTILRKTVKNFIEDDSFSYASSIAFYTIFSLPAILIISLAIGSTFYEQEVVQRELINQVGRLIGRDSALEIEKILVNASIDATSFFAKTVGVITLVFSATTVFISLQSSLNKIWGIKPKPLRGIVKYILNRLLSLAMVISIGFVLLVSLVVDTALVVFQGFLSRILAGLTLYILTAINIIISMGFITLIFGLLFKVLPDAKIKWRDVWVGSFVTTILFSIGKFLIGFYLGNSSFNSAYGAAGSLVVILVWVYYSTVIFLLGAELTSVYAEELGSEIVPYENAVKVQLVELEKDEKHGETVVANTQARHSEEPTHLAADGHEIPHAENAK from the coding sequence ATGAAAAAGTTTTTTACGTCAACCTGGACCATCTTAAGAAAGACAGTCAAAAATTTTATCGAAGACGATTCCTTTAGCTATGCATCGTCCATTGCGTTTTATACGATCTTTTCGTTGCCGGCCATCCTCATCATTTCGCTCGCTATCGGGTCGACGTTCTATGAACAAGAGGTGGTGCAGCGGGAATTGATCAACCAGGTGGGGCGGCTGATCGGTCGCGACAGCGCGCTCGAGATTGAAAAAATATTGGTGAACGCATCCATCGATGCCACGAGTTTCTTTGCGAAGACCGTCGGGGTGATCACCCTCGTTTTCAGCGCCACCACGGTGTTCATCTCGTTGCAGTCCAGCCTCAACAAAATATGGGGCATCAAGCCGAAGCCGTTACGGGGCATTGTGAAATATATTTTGAACAGGCTTTTGTCGCTGGCCATGGTCATCAGCATCGGGTTCGTCCTGTTGGTGTCGCTTGTAGTGGACACGGCCCTGGTGGTCTTTCAGGGTTTCCTGTCGCGGATCTTGGCGGGGCTGACCCTTTATATTTTGACGGCCATCAATATTATTATTTCCATGGGATTCATCACGCTTATCTTTGGGTTGTTGTTCAAGGTTTTGCCCGATGCCAAAATAAAGTGGCGCGACGTTTGGGTAGGGTCTTTTGTGACGACGATCCTGTTCTCGATCGGCAAATTTCTTATCGGATTTTATTTAGGAAACAGCTCTTTTAATTCGGCCTACGGTGCTGCCGGTTCCCTGGTGGTCATCCTGGTGTGGGTGTATTATTCAACGGTTATTTTTCTGCTGGGTGCCGAGCTCACCTCTGTATATGCAGAGGAATTGGGTAGTGAGATCGTCCCCTACGAGAACGCTGTGAAAGTTCAATTGGTGGAATTGGAAAAAGACGAGAAACACGGCGAAACCGTAGTGGCCAACACACAGGCCCGGCACTCGGAAGAGCCCACCCATCTTGCGGCAGACGGCCACGAAATTCCACATGCCGAAAATGCAAAGTAG
- a CDS encoding HlyD family secretion protein: METKPKKNKRFAIVLGVLVIAGASFGITKYIHGQHHEETDDAQVEGDISPIIPKVPGYIDRLLVDDNVTVKKGDTLVVLDDRDLALRVLQAQASLDNAKANLDAVRAGLTTSTENVLTAKSNLEASESSISIAEVRARRAEQDFKRYQELIKSNSITLQQYEQAEADRDAALKQLEVSKRQREALSRETSSRRAQSTVSGRNIALAETVVKEREADLEFAKLQLSYAYILAPTDGVISRKSVQPGQLVQAGQSLFALVTAKQKWVIANFKETQLEKMKPGQVVEIAVDAFPHESFLGKVESLSPATGARFALLPADNASGNFVKVVQRVPVKIVLTDAPEKASLLRAGMNVIVDVHLD; encoded by the coding sequence ATGGAAACGAAACCAAAAAAGAATAAAAGATTTGCCATTGTGTTAGGCGTCTTGGTTATTGCCGGAGCTTCCTTCGGTATCACAAAATATATTCACGGACAACACCACGAAGAAACAGACGACGCCCAGGTGGAAGGCGATATCAGCCCCATCATTCCCAAAGTGCCGGGCTACATCGATCGCTTGTTGGTCGACGACAACGTCACCGTGAAAAAGGGCGACACATTGGTGGTCTTGGATGACCGCGACCTGGCGTTGCGCGTACTGCAGGCACAAGCCTCGCTTGACAATGCAAAAGCCAACCTGGATGCTGTGCGGGCAGGCCTTACTACTTCTACCGAAAACGTGCTGACCGCGAAGTCAAACCTCGAAGCATCCGAATCCAGCATTTCCATTGCCGAAGTGCGGGCGCGTCGTGCCGAACAAGATTTTAAACGTTACCAGGAGCTGATCAAATCCAACTCCATCACGCTGCAACAATACGAACAAGCCGAAGCCGACAGAGATGCGGCATTAAAACAACTGGAAGTATCAAAGCGTCAACGCGAAGCTTTGTCGCGCGAGACTTCTTCGCGCAGGGCACAAAGCACCGTGAGCGGTCGCAACATTGCCCTGGCCGAAACCGTAGTGAAAGAACGCGAAGCTGATCTCGAGTTTGCCAAGCTTCAACTTTCGTATGCCTACATCCTGGCGCCCACAGACGGTGTCATCTCCCGCAAGAGTGTTCAACCCGGACAACTTGTTCAAGCCGGCCAATCGCTTTTCGCGCTCGTGACCGCAAAACAAAAATGGGTGATCGCCAACTTCAAGGAAACGCAATTGGAAAAAATGAAACCCGGACAAGTGGTGGAGATTGCTGTAGATGCTTTCCCCCACGAATCGTTCCTGGGCAAAGTGGAGTCGCTTTCGCCGGCCACCGGTGCACGGTTTGCCTTGTTGCCTGCCGACAATGCTTCGGGCAACTTTGTGAAAGTGGTACAACGCGTGCCGGTGAAGATCGTGCTGACCGACGCACCTGAAAAAGCAAGCCTGCTCCGCGCCGGCATGAACGTGATCGTGGACGTACATTTAGACTAA
- a CDS encoding YtxH domain-containing protein, with product MKTATKVILSVAAAAAAGAMIGMLLAPEKGKDLQAKIRDGAKDWLADLSALLRMGKDVAEEARSQGEEALAGLKRSTKALSEKV from the coding sequence ATGAAAACAGCGACAAAAGTAATTCTCAGCGTAGCGGCCGCAGCTGCTGCAGGCGCCATGATTGGCATGCTACTCGCCCCAGAAAAAGGAAAAGACTTGCAAGCCAAGATCAGGGACGGTGCTAAAGATTGGCTGGCCGATCTGAGCGCACTCCTGCGGATGGGCAAAGATGTGGCCGAAGAGGCACGGTCGCAAGGCGAAGAAGCCCTGGCGGGATTGAAGAGAAGTACAAAAGCATTGAGCGAAAAAGTGTAA
- a CDS encoding AI-2E family transporter, which translates to MNATSHAAPFVQKLSYTLLTLALLGLLVFLGKDILLPLLFSVLLSTLLLPVTSFLRRKGLHNVLSILLPVLLSFFVIAGVLYVLSSQVVNFLDDIPALKDRISEVSTGLQKWVNENTHITVRKQNQYIAQAAENLKEQVPQLVGQTFISLTGILSYLIFLPLYTFLLLYHKNTIKTFLIGVFRNGSEQRVREVLTESTTIGQHYVFGLLIETSIVFALNTAGFLVLGIKYAIFLALLAALLNLVPYVGMIVANMLCMLVTLVSSDNLSDVIWVGVVLAVVQLFDNNIGMPMIVSNKVRINALVTIVGVLVGGALCGVPGMFLAIPAMAVCKVIFDKVPELNPWGVLFGDESADPVPPRHPRVSFSKVKTFSRPHAKAKTALKPQAPVAEPEDLKD; encoded by the coding sequence ATGAACGCAACCTCACACGCCGCGCCGTTTGTTCAGAAACTTAGCTATACGCTCCTGACGTTGGCGTTGTTGGGTCTCCTGGTCTTCCTGGGAAAAGACATTCTGCTCCCCTTGCTGTTCTCCGTTTTGTTGTCGACACTGTTGTTGCCGGTCACCTCTTTCCTGAGACGAAAGGGACTGCATAACGTTTTGTCCATTCTCCTCCCGGTGCTGCTCTCCTTCTTTGTTATCGCCGGCGTTCTATACGTTTTGTCCAGTCAGGTGGTGAATTTCCTGGACGATATCCCTGCGTTGAAAGACCGGATCAGTGAAGTGAGCACCGGCTTGCAGAAGTGGGTGAATGAAAACACCCACATCACGGTACGCAAACAAAATCAATACATCGCCCAGGCAGCCGAGAACCTGAAGGAACAGGTACCGCAGTTGGTGGGACAGACCTTTATCTCCCTGACGGGCATCCTTAGTTATCTTATTTTTCTTCCGCTCTATACGTTCCTGCTTCTTTATCATAAAAACACCATCAAGACCTTTCTTATCGGCGTCTTTCGCAACGGGTCCGAACAACGGGTCCGCGAGGTGTTGACAGAGTCCACCACCATAGGACAGCATTATGTGTTTGGTTTGCTCATCGAGACGTCCATCGTCTTTGCGCTGAACACGGCAGGCTTTCTCGTGCTTGGCATAAAATACGCCATCTTCCTCGCGCTGCTGGCAGCGTTGCTGAACCTGGTGCCTTACGTCGGCATGATCGTAGCCAATATGTTGTGCATGTTGGTGACTCTCGTCAGCTCCGACAATCTTAGCGATGTGATTTGGGTTGGAGTGGTGTTGGCCGTGGTGCAATTGTTCGACAACAACATCGGCATGCCCATGATCGTGAGCAACAAGGTGCGCATCAACGCCTTGGTTACCATTGTGGGCGTGTTGGTGGGGGGAGCATTGTGCGGGGTGCCCGGCATGTTCCTGGCCATACCTGCGATGGCGGTTTGCAAAGTGATCTTTGATAAAGTGCCCGAGCTCAATCCATGGGGTGTTCTGTTTGGCGACGAAAGCGCAGATCCCGTGCCGCCGCGTCATCCGCGTGTGAGCTTTTCGAAAGTAAAAACCTTTTCGCGACCGCATGCGAAAGCAAAGACGGCGTTGAAGCCGCAAGCTCCCGTGGCGGAACCAGAAGATCTGAAAGATTGA
- a CDS encoding TolC family protein, with protein MYRKISIGLVSLLAVFQLQAQSVKTITLKEAIDLGYTNSKQLMVSNAKVKEAQAKLAEAKDRALPDVGVSGTYLHINTPNISMSNSSSSNSGSSSDSPLAAFSSLHDIGLAQLTASMPVFNGMKIRNTKIMNDYLQQAAQYDAQTTKSQVAINTIKAVYQYYELQQSRRTIEENLKHEQQRVTEFKNLESQGLLARNDRLKAELQANNVELALTEVNNSVKVAEYNLTILLGLPDDTAIQLDTTSMFDLAKLTTWEESLQNGLANRTEIKSTDLQIKASESGYKIAKADRLPTLAVSAGYVNAYIPNVLTVTNAVNGGLSLKYSITGAIHAKHSMHEAKARFDQATAYNQMATDQVKLDVRQKFLKSQEMLDKLVINERAIEQAQENFQISQNKYKQGLLILSDYLDADVALLRTKIDYFTTRAESMIAYYELQESMGTLQ; from the coding sequence ATGTATAGAAAAATCAGTATCGGATTGGTAAGCCTGCTGGCCGTGTTCCAGTTACAGGCGCAGTCGGTTAAAACCATAACCTTGAAGGAAGCCATTGACCTGGGATACACCAACAGCAAGCAATTGATGGTTTCCAACGCCAAGGTGAAAGAAGCTCAGGCGAAATTGGCGGAAGCAAAAGACCGGGCATTGCCGGATGTAGGTGTGAGCGGAACGTATCTCCACATCAACACACCGAACATTTCGATGTCCAACTCCAGCAGTTCAAATAGCGGTTCCAGTTCGGACTCGCCCCTGGCTGCCTTCTCCAGTTTACATGACATCGGATTAGCGCAGTTAACGGCGTCGATGCCCGTGTTCAACGGCATGAAGATCCGCAACACCAAGATCATGAATGATTATCTGCAACAAGCGGCACAATACGACGCGCAGACTACTAAAAGCCAGGTGGCCATCAACACGATCAAGGCGGTCTATCAATATTATGAGCTGCAACAAAGCCGCCGCACCATTGAAGAAAATTTGAAGCACGAACAGCAACGCGTCACGGAATTTAAAAACCTGGAGTCACAAGGTTTGCTGGCCCGCAACGACCGGTTGAAAGCCGAGTTGCAAGCCAACAACGTAGAGCTCGCGCTCACCGAAGTGAACAACAGCGTGAAAGTGGCGGAGTATAATCTCACGATCCTGCTGGGCCTGCCCGACGATACCGCCATTCAACTGGACACCACTTCGATGTTTGACCTGGCAAAACTCACCACGTGGGAAGAGTCGCTGCAAAACGGTCTGGCGAATCGGACAGAAATAAAATCAACTGATCTCCAAATCAAAGCCAGTGAATCGGGCTATAAAATTGCCAAAGCCGATCGCCTGCCCACCCTTGCGGTGAGTGCGGGTTATGTAAATGCCTACATACCGAATGTACTGACCGTGACCAACGCGGTGAACGGAGGTCTGTCATTGAAATACAGCATCACCGGCGCGATTCACGCCAAGCACTCCATGCACGAAGCCAAAGCGCGTTTCGACCAGGCAACGGCCTACAACCAAATGGCCACCGACCAGGTGAAACTGGATGTGCGCCAAAAATTCCTGAAATCACAGGAGATGCTGGACAAGCTCGTCATCAACGAGCGGGCTATCGAGCAAGCACAGGAAAACTTCCAGATCTCGCAAAACAAATACAAACAAGGCCTGCTCATTCTCTCCGACTATCTCGATGCCGACGTGGCGTTGCTGCGGACCAAGATCGACTACTTTACGACCCGGGCGGAGAGCATGATCGCCTACTATGAACTTCAGGAATCAATGGGAACACTTCAATAA
- the ligD gene encoding DNA ligase D: MSLTTAHRRQERGALPKNVRAVRSARDKLTNFHHPMLAQIGDKPFDDNGWLFEVKWDGYRAVAEVNKNDVRLYSRNGLSFLDLYAPVAQELKKIKDDVMLDGEIVVLDDHSKPSFQKLQHYDENRNRPLVYYVFDCLRYKNKDLTHLPLEERKKILEKLLPKSNIIRYSDHVENEGTAFFHKVSEMGLEGMIAKRKNSTYTEGKRSNDWLKIKNQNTQEAIIAGFTEPRNSRSYFGALILGMYEKGQLKYIGHTGTGFTEKVLKEIHNLLKPLVRETSPFEEHVPVNSPVTWVEPVKVCQVKFTEITDDGILRHPVFMGLRIDKAARDVDHVDVKKPNPKAVDKKTSPSQKNVSRKSTPKKLPSGKDATAEEPKDGVIKRVDGHELRLTHQGKVYWPKRGITKGDVIAYYETIYPYIIPYLKDRPESLKRNPNGIENKGFFHKDAGQAAPSWVKHIPLYSESSKKEVDYILCNDKATLLYLNNLGCIEINPWNSRVKNLDKPDYLVLDIDPSEKNTFDEVIEAALAIKEVLDKAGANGYCKTSGASGLHIYVPLHAQYDYDHARDFAEIVARLAGEKLPRITTLERSLSKRKNRIYLDYLQNSKGQTLASAYSLRPVEDATVSTPLTWKEVKPGLHPSQFTITTLAKRLTKTGDLFAGVLKEKTNLNACLKKLGA, from the coding sequence ATGAGCCTGACCACCGCACATCGACGACAGGAACGCGGCGCCTTGCCAAAAAACGTTCGCGCCGTGCGGTCGGCACGCGATAAACTAACGAACTTTCATCATCCCATGCTGGCGCAGATCGGCGATAAGCCGTTTGACGACAACGGCTGGCTGTTTGAAGTGAAGTGGGACGGCTATCGCGCCGTGGCCGAGGTGAACAAGAACGACGTGCGTCTGTATTCGCGGAACGGCCTTTCCTTCCTGGACCTCTATGCACCCGTCGCCCAGGAATTGAAGAAAATAAAAGACGACGTGATGCTCGACGGCGAAATCGTGGTGCTGGACGATCACAGCAAACCCAGTTTTCAAAAATTGCAACACTACGACGAGAATCGCAACCGGCCGCTGGTGTATTACGTTTTTGATTGTCTTCGCTATAAAAACAAAGACCTCACCCATCTTCCCCTTGAGGAGCGCAAGAAGATCCTGGAAAAATTGCTGCCCAAAAGCAACATCATCCGTTATTCCGATCATGTTGAAAATGAAGGCACCGCTTTTTTCCACAAAGTCTCGGAAATGGGACTCGAAGGCATGATCGCCAAAAGGAAGAACAGCACCTATACAGAAGGAAAACGTTCGAATGACTGGCTGAAGATAAAAAATCAAAACACGCAAGAAGCCATCATTGCGGGCTTCACGGAGCCGCGCAACAGCCGCAGTTATTTTGGCGCGCTTATTTTAGGCATGTATGAGAAAGGGCAGTTGAAATACATCGGTCACACCGGAACCGGGTTCACGGAGAAAGTATTGAAAGAGATCCACAACCTCCTGAAACCTCTTGTTCGCGAAACCTCGCCTTTCGAGGAACACGTGCCGGTGAACTCGCCCGTGACCTGGGTTGAGCCCGTGAAAGTGTGCCAGGTAAAATTTACCGAGATCACCGACGACGGCATTTTGCGTCACCCCGTCTTTATGGGGTTGCGCATCGACAAAGCAGCCCGGGATGTCGATCACGTCGACGTGAAGAAACCAAACCCAAAAGCCGTGGATAAAAAAACCAGCCCATCGCAAAAGAACGTCTCCCGAAAGAGCACACCAAAAAAACTTCCCTCCGGCAAGGATGCGACAGCGGAGGAGCCAAAAGACGGTGTCATCAAACGTGTTGACGGCCACGAGCTTCGTCTCACGCATCAAGGCAAAGTGTATTGGCCCAAGCGCGGCATCACTAAAGGGGATGTCATTGCCTATTACGAAACGATCTATCCCTACATCATTCCCTATCTGAAAGACAGACCGGAGTCGTTGAAGCGAAATCCGAATGGCATCGAGAACAAGGGATTTTTCCACAAAGACGCCGGGCAAGCCGCTCCATCGTGGGTGAAGCACATCCCGCTATACTCGGAGAGCTCCAAAAAAGAGGTTGACTACATTCTCTGCAACGACAAGGCTACACTGCTCTATTTAAACAACCTCGGTTGCATCGAGATCAACCCCTGGAATTCGCGGGTGAAAAACCTCGACAAACCGGACTATCTCGTGCTGGACATCGACCCTTCGGAGAAAAATACATTCGATGAAGTGATCGAGGCAGCGCTGGCCATCAAAGAAGTGCTGGATAAGGCTGGAGCCAACGGGTATTGCAAAACTTCGGGGGCTTCGGGATTGCATATCTATGTTCCCCTGCATGCGCAGTATGACTACGATCACGCGCGCGACTTTGCAGAGATCGTTGCCCGGCTTGCAGGAGAGAAACTACCCCGCATCACCACGCTCGAGCGTTCGCTATCAAAAAGAAAAAATCGCATCTACCTCGATTATCTCCAAAACAGCAAGGGCCAGACCTTGGCTTCGGCCTACAGTCTTCGCCCGGTGGAAGACGCCACGGTCTCTACTCCCCTGACCTGGAAAGAAGTGAAGCCGGGATTGCACCCCAGCCAGTTCACCATCACCACCCTTGCCAAGAGACTCACCAAGACCGGTGACCTCTTTGCGGGCGTGCTCAAGGAAAAAACAAATCTCAACGCTTGTCTAAAAAAATTGGGGGCATGA
- a CDS encoding PQQ-dependent sugar dehydrogenase: MNFSNVVGWKDAMPMAPAGFNVTIYADAFQNPRWLYVTPNGDILVAESNSNHPLLERIGALFIGATRSNSMKHSADRITLLRDANHDGVPEVRETFLSHLNQPFGMLVLGNWFYVANTDGLWRFPYTPGQTKISGKGDKIVDLPAGKHNRHWTRNLIANAEGSKIYIAVGSGSNVAEYGMANELLRADILEINPDGSDLRVYASGLRNPVGMGWAVGTKTLWTVVNERDELGDELVPDYFTHVEEEGFYGWPYVYYGQHEDPRVKDKPVMAKAAIVPDMNLNSHTASLGLAFYTQKAFPEKYHNGAFIVQHGSWNRSILSGYKVLFVPFQNGKPSGKPEDFLTGFIVNLEKEKVHGRPVGVVVLPDGSLLITDDVTNTIWQVRYAAK, translated from the coding sequence ATGAACTTTAGCAACGTGGTAGGTTGGAAAGATGCGATGCCCATGGCCCCGGCGGGCTTCAACGTAACGATCTATGCCGACGCGTTTCAAAACCCGCGGTGGTTGTACGTCACCCCCAACGGCGATATCCTGGTGGCCGAAAGCAACAGCAATCACCCGCTGCTCGAACGGATCGGCGCGCTCTTTATCGGTGCAACCCGGTCCAACAGCATGAAACACAGTGCCGACCGCATTACCTTGTTGCGCGATGCCAATCACGACGGTGTCCCGGAAGTGCGCGAAACATTCTTGTCCCACCTAAACCAGCCTTTTGGCATGCTGGTGTTGGGAAACTGGTTTTATGTAGCCAACACGGATGGCCTCTGGCGTTTTCCTTACACGCCGGGTCAAACCAAGATTTCCGGAAAAGGAGATAAGATCGTCGACTTGCCCGCCGGCAAACACAACCGTCACTGGACCCGCAACCTCATTGCCAACGCCGAAGGCTCTAAAATATATATCGCCGTAGGTTCCGGCAGCAACGTAGCCGAATACGGCATGGCCAACGAACTTTTACGCGCCGACATCCTGGAGATCAACCCCGATGGGAGCGACCTGAGAGTATATGCCAGCGGACTGCGCAACCCCGTTGGGATGGGATGGGCAGTGGGCACCAAAACCCTGTGGACCGTGGTGAATGAACGCGACGAATTGGGCGATGAACTTGTGCCCGACTATTTCACCCACGTAGAGGAAGAAGGATTCTACGGCTGGCCCTATGTCTATTATGGACAGCACGAAGATCCGCGGGTGAAAGACAAACCCGTGATGGCCAAAGCGGCCATCGTTCCCGACATGAACCTCAATTCCCACACCGCGTCGCTGGGATTGGCGTTTTATACCCAAAAAGCATTTCCTGAAAAGTATCACAACGGTGCCTTTATCGTGCAACACGGATCGTGGAACCGATCCATTCTTTCGGGCTATAAAGTTTTGTTTGTGCCTTTTCAAAACGGCAAGCCGTCCGGTAAGCCCGAAGATTTTCTCACCGGATTCATCGTAAATCTCGAAAAAGAAAAAGTGCACGGCCGGCCGGTGGGGGTTGTAGTGCTCCCCGATGGTTCTTTGCTGATTACCGATGATGTGACCAATACCATTTGGCAGGTGCGTTATGCTGCCAAATAA
- a CDS encoding Ku protein: protein MKAIWKGAIGFGLVNIPVKLYSASQSSDLDLDMLDKKDLAHIRFHRVNEDTGKEVDWKNIVKAYKYNGDYVVLDDKDFQQASPDKTKIINIDHFIAEEEVESLYFETPYYLEPEKSGEKAYLLLHEALEKSGKAGVGSFVLRSKEHLCILKPYEKVILLNKIRFAEEIRDTSSIKVPKATKVKPTELKMALSLIDQLTTKFKIDSFKDTYASELLKLIKAKAKGKPVKHAPMKVTHRKTEDLMSMLKASIKKAS, encoded by the coding sequence ATGAAAGCCATTTGGAAAGGAGCGATCGGGTTCGGCCTGGTGAACATCCCCGTGAAACTCTATAGCGCATCCCAATCCAGCGACCTGGACCTGGACATGCTTGACAAAAAAGACCTGGCCCATATTCGCTTTCACCGGGTGAACGAAGACACCGGAAAAGAGGTCGATTGGAAAAATATCGTGAAGGCCTATAAATACAACGGTGACTATGTCGTGTTGGACGACAAGGATTTTCAACAGGCGAGTCCTGACAAAACGAAGATCATCAACATCGATCATTTCATCGCCGAAGAAGAGGTGGAGAGCCTTTACTTCGAAACGCCGTATTACCTGGAACCTGAAAAATCGGGTGAGAAAGCCTACCTGTTGCTACACGAAGCGTTGGAGAAAAGTGGCAAGGCCGGGGTGGGCAGTTTCGTCCTGCGCAGCAAGGAGCATCTATGCATTTTAAAACCTTACGAAAAAGTTATCCTGCTAAACAAGATCCGGTTTGCTGAAGAAATTCGTGACACCAGCTCGATAAAAGTCCCCAAGGCCACCAAGGTGAAACCCACCGAATTGAAGATGGCCCTTTCCCTGATCGATCAGCTCACTACCAAGTTCAAGATCGATTCGTTTAAAGATACCTATGCCAGCGAATTGCTGAAGCTCATCAAGGCCAAAGCCAAAGGGAAACCCGTGAAACATGCGCCCATGAAAGTGACGCACCGCAAGACCGAAGACCTGATGAGCATGTTGAAAGCCAGCATAAAAAAAGCATCCTAA